In the Streptomyces sp. WMMC940 genome, AGAGGGCTGTCAAGATCCACCGAATGGGCGTCCAGGTTGCGCGAAGTGTCGAAGGACGCCTGGCGCAGCGCCGCCACATAGGTGGCGGCGGCACCCCGGTCGAGGGCGCGGCGGGTGAACGGGGTGACGGAGAGGGCCTCGACTTGGCGGTAGAACGTGGCGTGGTAGTGCTCGAAGTCCTCGTAGTGGGCGAGGTCCCGGGGGCGGGACCAGTTGTAGAGGGTCACGACGAGACCGGGGCGCGACGCGTCACGGCCGACACGCGAGGACGCCTGGATGTACTCGGCGGTGTTCTTGGGCTGGCCCACGACCAGCATCAGGCCGAACCGGGAGACATCGACGCCCACCTGCAGCATGGAGGTGGCGAGAACGACGTCCACCGCCTGCCGGGCGATCGGGGTCATGGCGGCACGGGGTTCCCGTTTCTCCTTCACGGCGACGGCGTACTCCCGCAGGAAGGCGCGTCGCCGCTCCGAGGTGTCCCGTTCGGGGTCGAACTCGGTCTCCAGACGCTTGAGGGCAGCACCGACGTCGGAGGAGGAGATGCGTGAGGTCAGTTCCTGGATGCCGAGCATTCCGGTGCGGCTCACGATGCGGTCGGCCAGCGTGTCCTGGCCTCTGCGGCTGCCGTTGGAGCGCACCCGGGTCGTGATGTCGTCGTCCATGTACCGTCGCATACCCGCGAGTTCACGAGTCGCGTTGAAGTAGCCGACCAGGGTCATGTACGGGTCCGCCGGCCTGCCGTAGTGGTCGAAGAGCTGCTGCCCGGCCAGGAGCAGGATCTCGGCGACCCGGATCTCGGCGGCCTTGAGACGGGTGCCGTGCGCGCAAACGCCCAGGTAGCGTCGGCCTGGGTTGGCGCGGCTCAGCTCGACCTGCCGGGAGAAGAACGTGTCACCCACGTCGAGGACTTGCGGCGGGAAGACGGCGACCTTGCGCCCGAAGACACCCAGCACCTGGTCGGCGGCCCGTTTGGTGGTCGCCGTCGAAGCGACGATCTTGGGCCCGGTCTCGAGACGTCGCCCCTGGACGTCGGTGACGCCCCAGGTGCAGAGCTGGTCGACGGCGGATTCGAAGAGGCCGACGGTGGTGCCGAGGGCACCGGAGATCAGATGCAGCTCGTCCTGGATGATCAGGTCCGGGGGCCGCAGGCGGGTCACCGGCTGTGCGGTGACACCGGCCAGGTCTCCCCTGGCGTTGTGACGGCTCCCGCAGCCGGTCCTCGCGTCGAGGTCGTCGTGACGGTAGCCATGACGTGGGCACAGTTCCGTGACCCGGCCGAACAGCAGGCCTGCGTACCCGTTCCAGGGCAGCTGCGCGAACTTGTCCACGGTGGCGATCAGCAGGGACGGGGCGAGCCGGTAGATCTCCTCGTCGACCGTGAGCACCGGGATGCCCTCGCCGGGCGATTCACGCCGGGAGAAGGGACAGCGGTCCTCGCCCTCCCCGCGCGGGCAGTACAGCAGAACGCGGCGACGGCCTTCGTCGTACTCCATGTGAGAGCGGGCTGTCAGTCCGCTTCCGCACCAAGGACAGGTGAGGACCTGAAGGACGCGGGCGTGCTTGTCGCTCGCGTTCTCCCGAGCCTCGGCGATCTGTTCCTTGGCCTCGTCGAACCAGTTGGGCGAGACGGAGGTACCCACCCACAGACCGATACGGAAGGGGGTGTTCCCCCAGCGGACGTCCCGTGCGAACTCCTCACGGCGCAGCACTTCGCAAGCACTGACCAGGGCGGCGGCGCGCTGGAACTGCTGGGCGGTCAGGAGGCGGAGCGTGTAGCGCATGAGGACGCCGACGCCCGCTTCACCGCTTCGCGCTTCCGTTCCTGAGCCGATCGTGCCCTGCAGGCGCCGCAGGGCGAACGTATAGGCGGCGAGGCCGAGATACGCCTCGGTCTTGCCGCCACCGGTCGGGAAGAACAACAGGTCGACGAGAGCTTCGCGGCCGGTGCCGCGGTGCGGGTGTCCGGGTCGGCTCAGGGAGTCGAGGTTCAGCAGGACGAAGGCGAGCTGGAACGGACGCCAGCTGGCGGCCTGCTTGCCCTTGGCGTGGACCTCGTCGTACGCCTCCCGGTAGGAAGCCTGCTCGTCCTCGACCCCGGCGCGGGCCGCGGCGATCGCCGTGTTGCGACGCTGGAGTGCCATGGCTCGATTGGCGAACCGGAAGGCTTCCAGGGCGATGTCGTCGGCGACGAGTCTGTCGATGCCGAGCGTTATGCGGTCGCAGATGTCCAGTGCCTGGTCGATGGCGACATCGGCCGATGCGCGCAGGTCGTCGGGGAGTGAGCGGGCCTTGGCGCGCTGCCGTTCGAGCCAGGAGCCATAGCCGTCGGCGAGCGGGGCCAGGGCGGCGCTGAGTTCGGTCCGGCGTCGGGGCACCGCGAGGGCCGCGAGCTCGTCCATGCCGAGTTCGAGACCGCGGAGCAGGTCCTGCTCCTCCAGTGTCGGCGCGGTGGTGGCTCGGACGTCGTACTCCGGGAGCCAGGTGGTCGTGAGGCGGTGCGCGTTGCGTTCGCCGTCTCGCACATGGGCGTGCACCGCGACGTTGCGGCCCTTGGCGTGGCTGAGGCTGTCGCGGTAGAGAAGGCGGAGCCTGCGCTCCTCGGCGTCTTCGGCGCCGTTCCCTCGGTTCGCGGGATCGAGCGGGTCGTCGACCGGAAGGAAGACGGCGGCCTGGTCGTCCGGAAAGGCGGTGACGTCGATCTCCGTCTGGAAGAGCCAGTGGGCGTCGCGGGCCTCGCGGCTGTCCTGCTGCCGGTTCACCAGGGCCAGTTCGATGACTCGTAGATCCTCGGCTCCGACCCGACCGGTGTGCCGGCGCACCTGCATGTCGAGGACGACCGCTCCCCCTTCGAGCTCGACGAGACTGTCCGCCGCGCCGGTCACGTCGATGTCCACCGGGTGTTCGACGGGCTCGCGCGACCAGACCCTGCGGGTGGTGCCGCGGTCCGTGGCTTCCTCCGACTGCCGGTAGCGACCCCATCGGACGGTGGCGGTGAGCGTGCCGACCGAGGCGGGGACTGTGAAGGACATCCCCATGGACGATGCCCAGATGTGGCCGGCGGCCTGTGGGGTCAACCGGTCCTGCAGCTCGGTGTCGTCGCCCTCCTGCTCGTCGCCCGACTCTCCGTCCGCGCTCTGGGCTGCCACGAGGGCGATTCCGTCGGCGGTGACGGCCTGGGGCCGCGGACCGAGCATGCCCACGAGATACCGGTCGCGCGGGCCGGAGGAGGCGCTCGGCAAGGTCTCCGTCCCTCCGTCCCAGGGGCCCAGCAGATCCCGGCGAATGTAGGTCACAAGTCCGTCCCGCACCGCGTAGGAGTCGCCGGCGCGGAACGTCTGGGGCACTTCGTCGAGCGGGTGCGGGACAGCGGCCTGGGCAGGCTGGGCCGGCATGCGGTGGGTCCTTTCGGACGGATCCGATGGAGCACGAGCGGAGGATCGAACGTGGGACGGCAAGTGAAGAATAGATCGTTGACTGAGTTCACACAACTAGTATCCGGCGATCTGTCGCTCCGTCGGGGCGGAGTCTCTAGGCTGGTCCCGACCGCCGCCCGCTCGCCACCCGAGGACGCCGATGCCCCGACTCGCTCTCTCCGACGACTTCGTCGCGGACCTCATCTCGCTGCAGAGACCGGTCCAGAAGGAAGTCAACGACGCGATCCAGATGTTCCGGAGCATGACGGTCCCCCAGCTCCATGCGAGCAAGGGCATGCACCTGGAGAAGCTGGAGCGGGCACGCGATCCGCGGATCCGCACCATTCGCATCACCAGGTTCTACCGGGGTGTGCTCCTGGCCCCCGACGACGGCAGCGACCTGTTCACGCTTCTACGGGTCGCGGCGCACGACGAGGCGATCAACTGGGCCTGCAAGCGCGCCTACTCGGTCAACGGCGCCACGGGGGGACTGGAGGTGCGCAACGTCGAGGCACTCGAGCAGATGGAGACCTACTTCGAGACGAAGGCGGACACCACGCCCACCCGCCTCTTCGAAACGCACTCCGACACCGTCCTGCGCGATCTTGGTATCGACGACCAGGTCCTGCGGCTGGCCCGCGTCTGCCTCACGGCCGACGACCTGACGGTCATGGCACCGCCCATGATGCCCGCCGACCAGTACGAAGTACTGGAGTTCCTGGCGGCCGGCTACTCCCCAGAGGACGTCTGGGAGCAGCTGATCGCTCCGCGGGGGCAGACCGTGCGCACGGCGGAGGACCGGCCGACGGTCACGCTCAGCGAGGCGATCCTCAACACGCCCAACAGCATCGTGGAGGTGACGGGCCCCGGCGAGCTGGAGCGTATCCTCACCGAGGACTTCACCCGCTGGCGGATCTTCCTCCACCCCGCCCAGCGCCGCTACGCGCAGCACCCCGGCTTCAACGGCCCCGCCCAGGTCACCGGCGGTCCGGGCACCGGCAAGACAGTGGTCGCCCTGCACCGCGTACGGCATCTGCTGCGCACCGCCCGTGACGGTGACCGGATCCTGCTGACCACCTTCACCAACGCCATGGCGGCCGCCCTGAGGGACAGCCTCGCGTTGCTCCTCGGCCACGCCGACGCCCACCTGCTGGAGCGTGTCGACGTCACCACGGTGGACGCGCTCGCCGCGCGGGTCATCAGGGAGGCGAGGGGCAGTTCCCCGAAGCCGCTCTCCGCCGCCGCGGAGAAGAGTGCCTGGACCCGTGCTGTCGCGCGCGAGGACCTGCCCTGGACGGAGCAGTTCCTGTCGCAGGAGTTCCGCAACGTCGTCCTGGCGCAGGGTCTGCGCACGCCCGAGGAGTACCTGCGCTGTGTACGGCGGGGACGCGGCACCCAGGTGGGGCGGGTGCAACGAGCCCGGCTGTGGCGGGTGATGGAGCGGTTCACTGCGGACCTCGCCTCACGTGACTCGGCGACGTACACCCAACTGTGCGACCAGGCGGCGCGCATCCTCGCCGAGAGCGCGCCGCGCTACCGCCATGTCGTCGTGGACGAGGCGCAGGACCTGCATCCGGCCCAGTGGCGCGTGCTGCGCGCCTGCGCCGCCTCCCAGGCGGACGACATGTTCCTGGTCGGCGACCCTCATCAACGCATCTACGACTCGCGCGTCTCGCTCCGCTCGCTGGGCATCGACGTCCGGGGACGCACCTCCCGGCTCCGCCTCAACTACCGCAGTACGGAGGAGATCCTGCGCTGGTCGGCGTCCCTTCTCGACGGTCAGCCGGTGGGCCGGCTCGGCGAGGACGACGACGAGGACGGCGGCCGGGACTCCCTGCGCGGCTACCGGTCCCAGTTGCACGGCCGCATACCGGCAGCGCGCGGATACGGCAGTCAGGACGAGGAACTGCGGGCGCTGGTCGAACAGGCCCGCACATGGATCGAGCAGGACGGGGTCAAGCCGTCCGAAGTGGCGGTGTGCGCCCGGTTCAACACGCTGGTCGACGCCGTCATCGCGCGCCTGCGGCGGGAGCGCATCCCGGCGGTCGCGGTCAAGGACAACCCCGGGCCCGACGTGTCCGGTGTGCGCGTGGCCACCATGCACGCGATGAAGGGGCTGGAGTTCCGGTGCGTGGCCGTGGTGGGCGTGACGGCAGGCGTGCTGCCGTTCGCCCCGCAGGTGACGCCGGCCGAGGTCGATCCCGCCCAGCACCAGTCGGATCTGCTGGCCGAGCACTGCCTGCTCTTCGTGGCCTGTACGCGGGCCCGCGACGCACTGGCGATCTCGTGGAGCGGTGATCGCAGCCGCATGCTGGACCCAGTTGCCGACTGAGGCATCACGGGGCGGCCTCGGCGCCCCGACCCCGCTTCGAGGTCGGGGGCGCCGAGGCCCGTCGCCACAGGGGCCCCGGCTTCGCCCTGCGGACGTCAGATCCGGATCTCCCGGACGACGACTGCGTGGGTCCTGCCCTGGGAAGCCTCGTACGAGACCTCCCGGCCCGTGGGCTGCCACATCAACGCATGCCCCAGCGGCGACGACGGGGAAATGGTCTCCGCCTTCTCGGTGGGCAGTTCGGCGATGGTGTAGAGGTTTGCCTCGTCGAGCTGTCCGTCGAACTCGAGGACGAGCAGCGCACCGGGGTACACCGTCTTCGGTGGCCCCGCTTCCTCTCCGACACGCACGGCGTCGAGGAAGCTCCGCAGGAAACCGAGTCGCTTCGTACGGCGCTCTCGCTGATCGGCCTGCGTCCTCCTGAGGAAGGCGATCTTCGCCGCGTCCAGACCCTCGGGTGTCTCGTCCGGGGCGTCGATGGCCGCCCGCAGTTCCTGCATCTCGCGCACCAGCCGCTGAAAGGCGGCGGGAGGGATCTCCTGCACGGGCAGGGAGCTCTGCCTGCCGGGCTGTGCCGGACGGGGCGCGGGAACCTGGGCGGCTTCTCCCGCAGGGGCCTGCAAGGACACACGCGGGTCCTCGGGCTCGGGGTCGGATGCCTCCGCCCCCACGGACACCACATGGTGCCTCGGGCCCGGCCTCTCCAGGTGCTTGCCTTCCCGCGGCTCCCCGGCCTCGTCGTCCTCGGTGCGACCGTCGGTCGGCGAGAGCCGGGAATCCGCTGTCCCCGCGGGAGCGACGGGGGCCTCCGGATCTTCGGAGACCGGTTCGATCCCCAGCCGTTCCAGCTCCGCCCACAGCGGAGCGAGAGCCTGCTCGCGGTCGTAGTGGAAGCGACTGCCACGGATCCGGACGAAGGTCCAGTCGACGCGTTCCAGGTCCCGCTGGCGGGCGGCGGCGGTGGACGCGTCCTCGCCGTCGGCGAAGGCGTCACCGTCGCAGGCGACCGCGAGTCTGCGGGTGCCGCCCTCGACGACCAGGTCGATGGTGTGGCGCCCGACCCGGTAACCGGGCCGCACGCGGTAGCCGCGGGCCCGCAGCTCCAGGTACACCTTCTGCTGGAACAGGCTGTCGAACACCTCATGGCGTACGTCCGGCCGCACCTCGCCCTCGACCGCGGCGGTGTCCTCCTCCGCGGGCCGGGTGAGGTGGTCGAGCCACCGCCGGCGCAGGTCGTTCTCGTGGAACTGTTCCGGACGGGCGCTGTGGAACACCCACACCTGGTCCTGGGCGCGGGAGGCCGCCACGTTGAGCCGCTGCTCGTACGTCTTGCCGTTGAAGCCGCCCGGTACGGTCCCGGCGGCGGTGGTGGCCGAATTGACGCAGGAGACGAACATGACGTGCCGCTCGTCGCCCTGGAAGTCCTCGGCGTCGCCGATCCGGATGCGCCGCTGCTCACGCTGCTCGTAGTCGAGGCGTTCGGCAAGCAGGTTCTCCAGTTCGGTCAGGTGCCCCTTCGCGCCGCGGAGGCTGATGACGCCCATGGTCCGGTCCTCGTACGAGGGGTCGGCGCAGCAGCGCACGATCGCGTCGACGAGGGCTTCGGCCTCGGCGGCGTTGACCAGCCGGTCGTTGCCGCCGACGGCTTCTCCGCCCTCGACGTACACGGTGCGGACCGGAGGCAGCCGGTCGGCGCCGTACTGCCGCAGCGGCTGGAGCCGATGGTTGTAGCACAGTTCGTTGGAGAAGGAGATGATCTCCGGCATGCACCGGAAGTGCTCCTTGAGCATCAGCGTGCCGCGGCCCGCGGAGAGCGCTTCGGTGAGATCGAAGAAGCTGGAATCGGGGCCGAAGAGGCTGCGCACGTCCGGCTCGAGCCCGGTGAGCAGCCGGTCCCGCAGATGGAAGTACTCGTCCTGCTTGAGACCGACGTTGGAGGGACTGACCTGCTTGCTGTCGCCGACGACCACCATCCGGGCGGCGAGCCAGCTCAGCAGCATCGCCTCCAGGCCGGACTGGCTGGCCTCGTCGACGATGACGACGTCGAACATGCCGGGCCGGTCCATGGGCACGGTCTCCGCCACCTGGTGCAGCGGCATGATCCAGGCCGGCACCGCTGTCTGCGCCTTGCGCAGTGCGGCCTGGGCGTCGCGCCGGTACCTGTGCTGGTATTTGCCCTTGATACGGCGGGCGGCCTGCTGGTACGCGCTGAGGGCACGGGACTGGTCGCCGGTGAGCAGCCCGAGGCAGCGGTGCCAGGCGCGGGCGGCGGCGAGCCGGGCGAGCATGATGCGCGCCTCGTCGTCGGCTTCCGTCAGGCGCCGGCGCAGTGCGCGCTCGGCCTCCGGATCGGTCAGCCGCTCCATCCGCTCGCGCCACGCCGACCAGGCCCAGGCCTCGGGAAGCAGCGTCAGCCGGGTGTCCCAGGTGGAGTCCTCCGGGGAGCCGGTGATGCGCTCGGCGAGTGAGGGGAAGGCCTCGCGCGCGCGGGTGAGTGCGGCGTGCTGCTCGGCCCGCAGCCGGGCGGCCTCACGAACCTCGGCGATCTCGTCGCTGAACTCCCGGTAGCCCTGCGGGTCCTGGGCACGCACGGCGTCGACCGCGCGGGAGACGACGGGAGACACACCGGGCCGGTCACTCCAGGAGCGCAGCAGCTCCTCGGTGCCGACGATCACCTTGCGGGACTGCTCGGCGGCCCGGAGCGTGGTCGCCGCGCGCAGCAGGGCGCGTACGGCGTTCTCCACCGAGGCGTCGTGCCAGGCCGCGACGGCGAGTCCGGGTGAGGTGGCGGCAGCGGTGAGCACGTCGGTACGGGCGGCGCCGACGGCGAGCAGGGCCTCCAGTACGTCGGCGTCCTGTCGCAGGCGGGCCAGTCGCGGACCGTGGCCCTGCCAGGCGCCGACGGGGGTGCCCCACTCGGCCTCCACCTGGGCCAGGCGCACCTCGAGCCGGACCCGGGCGACGACGACCGCCGCGGTGGCGGCGTCCTCGGGGGACCGCCCGTCGACCCGCACGGCCTGCACGAACCCGCCGACGGCCTTGGCGAGCTTCGTGCGGGTGCCGAGCGGGCCGCGCAGCTTCTGCCCCTGGGCGAGCCCGTCGTGCAGGGTGGTGGCCTGGCCGAGGGCGGTGGCCGGGTCGTACTGCTCCAAGCCGCTGACCATGGCCGTCCCCAGCGTGGCGAGCGAGGCGTCGAGCGCCGCGCGCGCGTCGGTGACCGCGGCATGCCGGCTGCGCGCCTGCCAGTCCTGTCCCGCGGTCACCTCCCCCAGGAGCGCCCCGGCCCAGTCGCCGGCGGCGGCCGCGAGGGACGCGGCGCGGGCCCGGGCGGCGGAGAACGCGTCGAGAGCCGTCGTCAGCCGCTGCTGTTCGGCTGCGCTCAGGGCCCGCACAGCCTTGTCGTACTGCCGGCTCAGCGGGTCCTGCCGTACCGCCTCGTGTGCCTCCTCGGCGGAACGCACCACGTGGACGGCGTCCTCGAAGTCACGGGGACCGGGCAGTTCGGAGGGCCCGGGCACCTCGGCCGCCAGGGCTCGGTGGTGCGCGGTGAAGGCACGCGTGGTGTGCAGCAGCCGCACAGCGTCGGCGGCGGTCAGGGAGGGCTGCTCCTGAGGAACCTGCCCGAGCCAGTCGTACCGTTCCCTCTCGGCGGTGAGGCGCTCGGCGATCTCCTGGAGGCTGCCGGTGTAGTCACCGATCTCCGCCTCGAAGCGGTGGGTCTCCTGTTCGCGCAGTACGGCGAGGTCGCGCAGCATGGCCTGCTGTGCCGACCGGGCCGCGGCCAGCCGCGCCTGGAGCGTGCGGATCTCTGTCTGCGATGCCTTGGGGTCGTAACCGGCGTGCTCGCTGAGGATCTTCTGCACCGAGGCCTCGAGCTCCCGCTGGGCGGCGGCGCCGTCCTCGGTGCGGCTCACGCACAGGTCGCGGATGTTCTCGGGCAGCTTGTCCCGCAGGACGCGCAGGGCGCGCGGGGTGTGGCTGGTGATGAGGACCCGCTTGCCCTGGGCGAGCAGGTCCGTGACCAGGTTCGCGATGGTGTGCGTCTTGCCGGTGCCGGGCGGGCCCTGCACCACGACGAGCCGGTTGGCGCGCAGGCGTTCGGCGATGGTGCGCTGCTCCTCGTTGGCGGGCAGCGCGAAGTACATCTCGCCGGCGCCGGCCGCCGTACCGTCGTCCTCGGCCGCCGCGAGGTCGGCGGCGGTCAGCGCCCCGTCGCGGCCGGCGATGTAACCGAGAAGTTCGGTGGGAGGCGTGCCGGCGTCGATCTGACGGGCGATGGCCTTGAGGGCGTCCATCGTCGATCGGCGGTTGCGCTCCCGCAGGACCAGCGCGGGGGTGAGTCCCACCTGGGGCACCTCGAGCGTGCGCGGCCGGGCGCGTTCCACGGTCGGCGCGTAACTCCCGGCGCTGTGAACCGCGTTGACCCAGCTGCGCAGGGCGGTGTGTACGGCGTCGAGGTGTGCCGGGTCGGTGACGTCGGAGGCACCCTCCAACACCTCGACGATCCGTTCCCGCACGGGGCCCGGGACGTGCTGAGCCCCTTCCAGCATGCCCTCTTCCAGTTCCAGGCCCGCGCCGGTCGGGTCGGGTGCGGCGGTGAGGGTGCCGGTGGCCGGGTCGAGCTGGATGGTGGCCCGGTGGGTGACCAGGTGACGTTCCACGCGCTGGCCACCGGCCGTCTGCCAGGTGAGCCGGCCGAGCCCGAGCACGAGTTCGTAGGCCTCACCGAGGTTGGCGGCGTCCTCGTGCATCTTGTGCAACCGGTCGTACAGCCTGACGACGGGGTCGATGGCGCGACGCCGCGCGGCCCACGCCAGCCACTCCTGTTCCCAGGCGGAGTAGAGCTTCTCGATCTTCTCCCGCTTCGGGTGGTCGTCGAGCTCGTGGTACGTCTTCTCCAGGGGGATTCCCCGCGACCAGTCGGGGAATTCGGGCTCGATCCGCCGCCGCAGATGCGGGGCGCGGGTCTGCTTGAAGTCCCGGATACGGGTCTCGTCCACCCAGGGCGCGAGCAACGGCTCCGGGTGCGGGGCGTCCTCGCGCTCGGGTCGTTCGAGGGTCAGCCAGGCCGGTTCGTCGGCGCCCAGTGCCCCGTCGAGCATCACCGCCACCTCAGGCGCGTCCGGCAGCTCCTCGAACCACACGGTGCCGGCGGCGCCGTCGAGCGTGCGGACGGGCCGCGCCTTCGACTCCTCCGCCTCGGCGAGGAATCGGAAGATCTGGCGAACGCGGGTCGCGTCGAGCTCTTCGGAGGAGAGCTCCTGAGCCCGGGCGGAGGCGGTGGCCGTCTCCCGCCTCGTCGGTCGCGTCTCGGCGGGCGCGCTCGCCCGGTCGGGGCCCGTGGGCTGTGCCGGTACGGCCCCGAGCACGACCCCGCCGGGAATCCGGCCTCCGCCGGTGCCGATCGGGCCTCCCCCGTCCGCCGATTCCGGTTCCGTGTCGGTGAACAGGGACGGCTGCTGCTCGCCGAACAGCGCGGCCTGGTCCGGCAGCGGACCCGGCCTCGCACGCGCAGCCGTTACAGGGGCTGCGGACGGCGGGGACGCCGTGGCACCCACCGTGCTGAAGGTGACGCTCTCGCGGCCCTGCGAGCTCGGGAATCTCACCTCGATGTCCAGCTCCGCGGCAGTGCCGGCGGGGACGCTGTAGGCCCAGGTCACAGAGGCTCGGCGGCCCTTGCGCAGGGTGCCTGCGAGTTCCTCGTCGAGTACGTCCGTCTTGTGGTCCCGCACCCGGCGCCCCGTCTTGCCGTACGGCCCGGTGCGTACCAGGAGGTTGACACCGTCGAGGTCGATGGGCCCGCTGGTGCCGTTGCTCAGGTACAGGGTGCACCGGACGAGGTCGTCGCCCTGCCGGTATCCGTGGGAGTCCTCCGGGTCGACCAGCTCGTACGGCACGATGTCATCGACGCGGATGTGGAGCCCGTCGTCGTACTGATAGACGGAACCGACCGGCTGCGCATCGTCGCCGAGGCCGTGCTCATGCTGGCTCACGTGCCACCCCACTGCTGTTCAGGGCCACATGGGTGGCCACTTTGTGTCTTCCGCCCCAGCCGACCCGAGCACGCGCACGACGACCCCCGGTACGCCAGTTCGAGTGTGAACTGAGCACACGCGCGAGAGTATCAGCACACCGCAGGGCCACAGGGCAACGGAACGCTGCCGCCATGAAGCTGCGGAGCCGCCGGGGCGGCACCGCGGTTCTCCCGGACACAGCCAGGGAACCGCACCAGAGACTCAGAAACAAGAGATGTTCTCGATTGACTCTGTTCACAGCTAGTTGCATGATGAGGCATCACACATACCAACTCCTCACATGCCACCAAGAGAAGGAGGCCGCCCGCCATGCAGATGGAAGTGCTCCACGTCAGTCCCGAGTCGGCAGCAGAGTGGCTCACTCGCAACACCAACAACCGGCCTCTCAGCAAGAGCGCGGTACAGCAGCTGTGCGGCCAGATCCAGCGGGGTGAATGGCAGTTGACGCACCAGGGCATCGCCTTCGACGAGGACGGTGTGTTGATCGACGGTCAGCACCGCCTGGCAGCGATCGTCAAGGCGGGCATCGCGGTGCCCCTGACCGTCACCTACGACGTCCCGCGCGCCTCGTTCACGGTGATGGACACCGGACGCAAGCGCACCGGCCGGGACGCTCTCGCACTCGCCGGCGAGACGAACGCGGTGCACCTGGCGGCAGCCCTGCGCGGCCTCCACCTGTACCTGAACGCGCCCAACTCGGCGTGGAGCGGCGGCGCTTCCGTGACCAGCAACGATCAGCTCCTGACCATGCTCGGTGAACACCCCGGCATCCGTGAGGCGCTCCAGCACGGGATCGCGCTCAACCGCGGGTGCCGTATCACCGTCACCGCGGCGTCCATCGGCTGGTACGTGACCACCAGGGCACGGCCCGACATCGATCAGACCTCCTGGGAGGAAGGAATCGTCACCGGCGCACGACTCGAGCCGGGCGACCCCCGCCTCACCCTGCGCAACACGATGCTCGGCCTCGCCACGGGCAAGGCACACCGGCGCCGTGACGACTCACGCGAGCACCTGCTCTACTACCTCAAGGCCTGGAACGCATGGGCCGAGGGCAGGTCCGTCAAGCTGCTGCGCCGGTCCCCCAACGAGACGATGCCCCGGATCTCCCACCAGACGGCCACGGCCCTCGCGCACGGGGCGCCCCAGAACTCCTGAGACGAGAAAGCGCACCATCGTTGACTGAGTTCACTGTAGATTGATTGACCGTCATCACCAGGGATTCCACAGCGCCGGGGCAGGCCGCCGGGCCGCATCCGTCCGTCCGGGAAAGGAAGCGCATGCGCGCGCAGGAGATCACCTTCCTGAAGCTCGTCCAGGGGGACAAGCAGTTTCAAGTTC is a window encoding:
- a CDS encoding AAA domain-containing protein; amino-acid sequence: MSQHEHGLGDDAQPVGSVYQYDDGLHIRVDDIVPYELVDPEDSHGYRQGDDLVRCTLYLSNGTSGPIDLDGVNLLVRTGPYGKTGRRVRDHKTDVLDEELAGTLRKGRRASVTWAYSVPAGTAAELDIEVRFPSSQGRESVTFSTVGATASPPSAAPVTAARARPGPLPDQAALFGEQQPSLFTDTEPESADGGGPIGTGGGRIPGGVVLGAVPAQPTGPDRASAPAETRPTRRETATASARAQELSSEELDATRVRQIFRFLAEAEESKARPVRTLDGAAGTVWFEELPDAPEVAVMLDGALGADEPAWLTLERPEREDAPHPEPLLAPWVDETRIRDFKQTRAPHLRRRIEPEFPDWSRGIPLEKTYHELDDHPKREKIEKLYSAWEQEWLAWAARRRAIDPVVRLYDRLHKMHEDAANLGEAYELVLGLGRLTWQTAGGQRVERHLVTHRATIQLDPATGTLTAAPDPTGAGLELEEGMLEGAQHVPGPVRERIVEVLEGASDVTDPAHLDAVHTALRSWVNAVHSAGSYAPTVERARPRTLEVPQVGLTPALVLRERNRRSTMDALKAIARQIDAGTPPTELLGYIAGRDGALTAADLAAAEDDGTAAGAGEMYFALPANEEQRTIAERLRANRLVVVQGPPGTGKTHTIANLVTDLLAQGKRVLITSHTPRALRVLRDKLPENIRDLCVSRTEDGAAAQRELEASVQKILSEHAGYDPKASQTEIRTLQARLAAARSAQQAMLRDLAVLREQETHRFEAEIGDYTGSLQEIAERLTAERERYDWLGQVPQEQPSLTAADAVRLLHTTRAFTAHHRALAAEVPGPSELPGPRDFEDAVHVVRSAEEAHEAVRQDPLSRQYDKAVRALSAAEQQRLTTALDAFSAARARAASLAAAAGDWAGALLGEVTAGQDWQARSRHAAVTDARAALDASLATLGTAMVSGLEQYDPATALGQATTLHDGLAQGQKLRGPLGTRTKLAKAVGGFVQAVRVDGRSPEDAATAAVVVARVRLEVRLAQVEAEWGTPVGAWQGHGPRLARLRQDADVLEALLAVGAARTDVLTAAATSPGLAVAAWHDASVENAVRALLRAATTLRAAEQSRKVIVGTEELLRSWSDRPGVSPVVSRAVDAVRAQDPQGYREFSDEIAEVREAARLRAEQHAALTRAREAFPSLAERITGSPEDSTWDTRLTLLPEAWAWSAWRERMERLTDPEAERALRRRLTEADDEARIMLARLAAARAWHRCLGLLTGDQSRALSAYQQAARRIKGKYQHRYRRDAQAALRKAQTAVPAWIMPLHQVAETVPMDRPGMFDVVIVDEASQSGLEAMLLSWLAARMVVVGDSKQVSPSNVGLKQDEYFHLRDRLLTGLEPDVRSLFGPDSSFFDLTEALSAGRGTLMLKEHFRCMPEIISFSNELCYNHRLQPLRQYGADRLPPVRTVYVEGGEAVGGNDRLVNAAEAEALVDAIVRCCADPSYEDRTMGVISLRGAKGHLTELENLLAERLDYEQREQRRIRIGDAEDFQGDERHVMFVSCVNSATTAAGTVPGGFNGKTYEQRLNVAASRAQDQVWVFHSARPEQFHENDLRRRWLDHLTRPAEEDTAAVEGEVRPDVRHEVFDSLFQQKVYLELRARGYRVRPGYRVGRHTIDLVVEGGTRRLAVACDGDAFADGEDASTAAARQRDLERVDWTFVRIRGSRFHYDREQALAPLWAELERLGIEPVSEDPEAPVAPAGTADSRLSPTDGRTEDDEAGEPREGKHLERPGPRHHVVSVGAEASDPEPEDPRVSLQAPAGEAAQVPAPRPAQPGRQSSLPVQEIPPAAFQRLVREMQELRAAIDAPDETPEGLDAAKIAFLRRTQADQRERRTKRLGFLRSFLDAVRVGEEAGPPKTVYPGALLVLEFDGQLDEANLYTIAELPTEKAETISPSSPLGHALMWQPTGREVSYEASQGRTHAVVVREIRI